CTTCCTCATATCTAACGTTCCCTTTTATATCTTTTTCTGTGATCGTTCATCTGTccttatttaattatattaattgccAAAGGAAGACTTATTTGTTTTAACTTTTATGCATTAATGATAAGTGTAGTGTTCTTCTTTACCTTGGTTTCTTTATATTTAATGAAACATGACATGTTCCCTTTTGTTTTCTCATCTCTTCTTGTATAGCATCATTCTTTGCGCCGGACGAGCGGTCCGAGCGGCTCGTTTCACTACTGACCGGCTCATGATGCCTTGATCGGCCGGGTGATATCCGCTCTACCACTCCTTTATCGACCAGGATAACTATGAGCCCGATGTTAATCATCTTAATTTTGATCGATACTGTATCAATTAATCCGTGACAGATGAACTCTCTTAATCACCGCATCAGTCTTATTCTAAGCCTTTACATTATTGATTTATGTAACAACACTTATCCTTAGAGAATAACCACTTAGACGTTCATAtctcttttttaatattcttttatATATAGACCAAATCCGAAAATCCGATCAGCGTGTCCAGTCCACCTCTATGTGGCAGGCACCCACAACCCAATTATTAAGGGTTCTGCAGCACTATTCCATGTCCCACGGCCTTCCATCTCGAAATCTACCAACAGTTGACTGACTGTCCTACATATGCACTTGCTTTCGAGTCCTAAACTTTAAACCCTAAACCTTATAATTAATCACGAATCCTTTATTAATCAAGCACCGGCACGCTGCGCAGCGGCTAAATCCATAGGGTCAGGCCATGCCCTGTCCCAAAGGGAATGGCAGACCTCATGTGCTTCCTCCAATACGTACGACTAGCGTAATCAATTCCCTGTGACTAACTCGACACGCTTTCACCGGACCACATGGCGATCGATCGAATCCTGAGTTGCTCGGGCTGTCTATAAAATTGCGGACTGCGCGTCTCGTCTAGCCACCACCCCAACTTCGGACAGCCATGGCGATGGCAGCTGGCTCCCTCCTCTTCCCTTTCATTTTCCTCCTCGCGCTCCCTCCCGTCGCCGCCTCCCTGCTCCAAGCCACCTGCAGCCTCACCTCCAACTACGCCTTCTGCATGTCGGCGTTGCAGTCCGACCCTCGCAGCCTCAAGGCCGCCGACGTCAAGTCCCTCTCCGCCATCGCCCTCCGCATCGCCTTCGCCGACGCCCGCAGCGCCTCCGCCTGCGCCGCCGGCCTCACCCGCAACGCCACCGAGGCGCGGGCCGCGCTCGCCCTCTCGGCCTGCGCCGACAGGTACCGGAACGCCGGCGAGGCGCTGCGGTGGGCCCTGCGGGCGCTGAAGGAGGAGAACTACGACTACGCCGACGTGCACGTGAGCGCCGCGCAGGAGTACGCCGCAGCCTGCGGCCGCATGTTCCGCCGGAGCCCTGGCGCAGACGGCGGCGAGCCGCCGGTGGCCTACCCGGACGCCATGGCCAAGAGGGAGGAGGACCTCCAGCGCTTGTGTCGCACTGCCTTGGAGATCATATCCCAACTCGGTTGACACCTTTAACGTAactaattaatcatattattagttaattaattatgCCTAACTAATTGTCACTGCCCATGCATATCACATGACGAGCAGTGTGGGAAACAGCATCAGCTTTTTCAGTTGATCATGTGATCGAACTAGTTTAAGGTTGAGCACTTGGTTGTGGTACTATTGTTTTTAtcttctaattaaattaatcacTATATTAATTACTTTTGGTCTtgttctaatatataatgcctacAAGATGGTCTTGATTCTGTTCGAGCTTTGATGCCACATTCCCTAGCTAGCTTTGATTCTGAGAATATGATTTTTAGCTTTCAGAAAAGCCAAaggctttcttttcttttccatcCT
This region of Zingiber officinale cultivar Zhangliang chromosome 9A, Zo_v1.1, whole genome shotgun sequence genomic DNA includes:
- the LOC122019021 gene encoding pectinesterase inhibitor 28-like, which translates into the protein MAMAAGSLLFPFIFLLALPPVAASLLQATCSLTSNYAFCMSALQSDPRSLKAADVKSLSAIALRIAFADARSASACAAGLTRNATEARAALALSACADRYRNAGEALRWALRALKEENYDYADVHVSAAQEYAAACGRMFRRSPGADGGEPPVAYPDAMAKREEDLQRLCRTALEIISQLG